CGGAAAGGGtgggcggacgtccgccaatGTGGCGAGGCGCGGACGTCCGCCGCGGATGTCccgtattttaatttttttttttaaagctcTATATATACGGTCCGTTGAACTTCATATCGAAATTTTTCTCGTAACGATTCCatatcgaaattttaattttgtaacgtaaattgaatatttgtgaatttgtgaatttttttaattgcggGAAGGGCGATGAGAAGGGCGGATTGTGCAGTGAgaagtccttatgacgtggcaggagggTGAGAAGTTCgtatgatgtggcaggaggtgTATTTGGGAAGGGCGTCGGGGAAGTCCGCCCATTACAGATGCTCTTATTCAGGCCGTTGCCTTATTGAGATTAGGCTAAAAATTATGGACCGTGAATAGTATACTATCtgcatattttaaaaataaaaacttttaaaacaatataagttttaatatatgattggtaaagtaagagaaaataagagaaaaattgataaagtaaaaaaaatagagaaattttataaaataagaaaggaaagagaaaaaataatgaagttaATGTTAGTGGATCGTGGGATCACTTAATTGTAGCGATATAAGTGGTAAAGAAATTGATATCTAGGAGTTCAaagatttcctaaaatagaaagctTGAAAGCTTCTATATCTAAGAGATGAATTAAGATGAAACGAgtccttatttttaaaataaggagaTTACTTTCATTTCACgataattttaaatgttacCGATCAGATTCAAGTGAATCatacttataatttataaaagtgaTTAATACCACAAAACtgcaaaatttattaatgaatacagtaaaaaatacaaacttggatagaatttaaaatgtttaatttaagagaaaactgaaatttcattttgaataatgttttgacttttgaacTAAGCAAGTtataaaactgaaatttcaaaacacaAATATCTGTAATCTATTGCTGATTATATGGATCCAGCTGCTTAATCATTTAACAGTGACAGTAACTGAATGGAATTAAATTGGTGATTGTCAAACGCTGCCTTCAATTCTCAATAAAACTGtcttaatttaatcatttcttACTTTCGCGTTGACCAACCAAAAGGTTTCACCGGCGATTCTTCAGCTGCAGAAAGAAATTGCTCGTGCTCCACACCATTCTCCCGCAGTTCAAGGTCTCAATttcgtttcctttttttgttttccatttccatAAGGTCTGGTCCTTTTTATCTGGGGATTTGAGGGAAAGATTGAGGAGTTGTGAGTTTTTTGAGGTCCCAACGAGGAAAGTTGTCATTTTGTTTCTCTGGGTGAAAGAATCAAGGTTCTGGATTTCAGCAGATAGATTCAGGATTTATCTGTCTTGTTAGTGCTTCTTGGGTTTGAGGCTTGACAAGAAGATCTAGGGATTTTGCTTTGTCGGTGGAAGAATtgagatttttgaatttaaccCTTGAGGTTTTGGAATTATTGATTACTGaaatttggggtttttttgttgaagaagaaggaaaagtAGTTAGGTTTTTGCTGAGGAAAAAGTGGAGTTTCTAGTCTTGAAAAAATGGATCCAAATCAGCCACCTTCGAATAGGCAAACTGATCATTTAGGTGTGAACAAGATTGGGAAAAACATCAAGAAAAGCCCCTTGCATCAGCCTAATTTTGCTAGTGCTGCTGGAAGGCAGCAGCCTCAGCCCCAAGTCTACAATATCAACAAGAACGATTTTCGCGACATAGTTCAGCAGCTCACCGGTTCACCATTACGCGACCAGCCCCCTAGGCCTCCCCAAACCCACCCGAAACCCCCCAATAACCGGTTACAGAGAGTCCGCCCCCCACCCCTGGCATCGACCGGTAGGCCTCAGCTCCCCTTTCATCCTCAGCCCCCAATGCGAATGCCTGCACAAGCTCCCATGCCTTACCCGAATAACCTAGGGAGACCTCCACCCCCGGCCCAGTTTGATCAGCGTTCCCCCAACATGTTGCTACCATCCCCTCCTCCTGATGTATGGGGAAACACTGCTGAGTCTCCCATTTCTGCCTACATGAGATACCTTCAAAACTCGATCATTGATTCAGGTCCCAGACAACCCCATCCTTACCCACAAGGCCAAATGCAGCATCAAGTTCCTGCACAAAATCAACCACAGCCTCATGCATTTCCTAACCCGGCCATGCCTCCGAGAGGAAATGGACCTCCCACGAATCTCCCATCCCCTCGTTTCAATGGTCCTCCACCCCTTCTTCCATCGCCTCGTATGAATGGGCCAATGCCCCCTCTTCCTTCACCAAGGGCAAACGGACCTCCGCCCCTTTTACCCTCCCCAACTTCGCAGTTCCTCTTACCTTCGCCTACAGGCTTCGTAAACTTGTTATCTCCGAGATCACCTTATCCGTTGCTTTCTCCAGGGTTTGACTTTCCCCCGATCTCACCCAATTTCTCGTTCTCTGGAATTTTAGGTCCCGGACCTCATCCACCTCCCTCCCCTG
The genomic region above belongs to Salvia hispanica cultivar TCC Black 2014 chromosome 3, UniMelb_Shisp_WGS_1.0, whole genome shotgun sequence and contains:
- the LOC125216546 gene encoding protein HAIKU1-like, translated to MDPNQPPSNRQTDHLGVNKIGKNIKKSPLHQPNFASAAGRQQPQPQVYNINKNDFRDIVQQLTGSPLRDQPPRPPQTHPKPPNNRLQRVRPPPLASTGRPQLPFHPQPPMRMPAQAPMPYPNNLGRPPPPAQFDQRSPNMLLPSPPPDVWGNTAESPISAYMRYLQNSIIDSGPRQPHPYPQGQMQHQVPAQNQPQPHAFPNPAMPPRGNGPPTNLPSPRFNGPPPLLPSPRMNGPMPPLPSPRANGPPPLLPSPTSQFLLPSPTGFVNLLSPRSPYPLLSPGFDFPPISPNFSFSGILGPGPHPPPSPGYGFPLSPSGFFPVPSPRWRNQ